A genomic window from Brassica napus cultivar Da-Ae unplaced genomic scaffold, Da-Ae ScsIHWf_2001;HRSCAF=2649, whole genome shotgun sequence includes:
- the LOC125599812 gene encoding uncharacterized protein LOC125599812: protein MNSMVRDRKEQMVIQSSIVLLQERFRQLQKARELRAERELLNPKPNHQDKNISQYYREPVSFGFFQFLPLNSQTSSSQQLLSLSLCPHSTSDFIEKPSFYHHWPKKDENKVVGIDRYDDVDTSLRL from the coding sequence ATGAATTCAATGGTAAGAGACCGCAAAGAACAAATGGTAATCCAGTCTTCAATCGTCTTGCTTCAAGAAAGATTCAGACAACTTCAGAAAGCGCGAGAGTTAAGAGCTGAACGAGAGCTccttaaccctaaacctaaccacCAAGACAAAAATATCTCACAATATTACAGGGAACCCGTGAGTTTTGGTTTCTTCCAGTTTCTACCTCTAAACTCTCAAACAAGCTCGTCACAGCAGCTCCTCTCCCTCTCCTTGTGCCCTCACTCCACCTCTGATTTCATTGAAAAGCCTAGCTTTTATCATCACTGGCCAAAAAAGGACGAGAATAAGGTGGTTGGGATTGATAGATACGATGACGTTGACACGTCTCTGCGTctctaa
- the LOC125599813 gene encoding NADH-ubiquinone oxidoreductase 20.9 kDa subunit-like: MNTDITALEKPQYPVVDRNPPFTKVVGNFSVLDYLRFSTITGVSVTVGYLSGIKPGIKGPSMVTGGLIGLMGGFMYAYQNSAGRLMGFFPNEGEVASYQKRGGFSK; encoded by the exons ATGAACACTGACATCACTGCCTTGGAGAAGCCCCAGTACCCCGTCGTTGATCGGAATCCTCCATTCACAAAAGTCGTCGGAAACTTCAGCGTCCTCGATTACCTCCGTTTCTCCACCATCACCGGCGTTTCCGTCACCGTCGGCTATCTATCAg GGATTAAGCCTGGGATCAAGGGACCGTCAATGGTGACTGGAGGGCTGATCGGACTCATGGGTGGGTTCATGTATGCGTATCAGAACTCGGCGGGGAGGCTCATGGGTTTCTTCCCCAACGAAGGCGAGGTCGCTAGCTACCAGAAGCGTGGTGGGTTCTCCAAATGA